In a single window of the Flavobacterium sp. W4I14 genome:
- a CDS encoding hydroxyacylglutathione hydrolase (product_source=KO:K01069; cath_funfam=3.60.15.10; cog=COG0491; ko=KO:K01069; pfam=PF00753; smart=SM00849; superfamily=56281) codes for MITIKTFTFNAYSENTYVLYDETKECVIVDPGMYEGFEQNELAAFIKNEGLKPVLLLNTHCHLDHVFGNKFVFETYDLKPQFHAGELPILNAVPGYAPSMGFTRYDVSPLPDTFLPETGAISFGNSTLTLIFAPGHSPAHLCFYSAPDHILIGGDVLFYGSIGRTDLPGGNHQQLIQNISDKLFVLPDETKVYPGHGPATSIGFEKQHNPFF; via the coding sequence ATGATTACAATAAAAACCTTCACGTTTAACGCCTACAGCGAAAATACCTATGTGCTTTATGATGAAACCAAAGAATGTGTCATTGTTGATCCGGGCATGTACGAAGGTTTTGAGCAAAATGAATTGGCGGCTTTCATTAAAAATGAAGGGTTAAAACCGGTCTTATTGCTCAATACACATTGTCATCTCGATCATGTTTTCGGCAATAAATTTGTGTTCGAAACCTATGATTTAAAACCACAGTTTCATGCTGGCGAACTGCCAATTTTAAATGCAGTTCCTGGCTATGCACCATCAATGGGTTTTACACGTTACGATGTATCTCCTCTGCCCGATACCTTTTTGCCTGAAACAGGGGCAATTTCTTTCGGCAACAGTACACTGACCCTAATTTTTGCTCCGGGGCATTCTCCGGCACACCTGTGTTTTTACAGTGCGCCTGATCATATTTTAATAGGTGGTGATGTGCTTTTTTATGGGAGTATTGGCCGTACCGATCTGCCTGGAGGTAACCATCAGCAATTAATCCAAAACATTTCCGATAAACTTTTTGTCTTACCTGATGAAACCAAAGTTTATCCTGGCCATGGACCAGCTACAAGCATTGGTTTTGAAAAACAACATAATCCATTTTTTTAG
- a CDS encoding xylose isomerase (product_source=KO:K01805; cath_funfam=3.20.20.150; cog=COG2115; ko=KO:K01805; superfamily=51658; tigrfam=TIGR02630), with the protein MTKVVTGAKEFFKGIEQIKFEGLGSDNPLAFRWYDANKVVAGKTMNEHFKFACAYWHSFNGNGADPFGGATHIFPWDEKKDAVERAKDKMDAAFEFITKMQIPYYCFHDVDVVDYSDDIAENERRLQALVEYAKQKQADSGVKLLWGTANLFSHKRYMNGASTNPDFHVLAHGAAQVKAALDATIALGGENYVFWGGREGYMSLLNTNMKREQEHLAKFLHTAKDYARKQGFKGTFFIEPKPCEPSKHQYDYDAATVKGFLQQYDLLADFKLNLEVNHATLAGHTFQHELQVAVDNGLLGSIDANRGDYQNGWDTDQFPNDINELTETMLIILEGGGLQGGGVNFDAKIRRNSTDPKDLFYAHVGGMDIFARALITADAILQKSDYKKIRTDRYASFDSGKGAEFEQGKLSLEDLRNYAAENGEPEVRSGKQEYLENLINRYI; encoded by the coding sequence ATGACAAAAGTAGTAACAGGAGCAAAAGAATTTTTTAAAGGCATAGAGCAGATCAAGTTTGAAGGCCTGGGAAGTGACAATCCATTAGCATTTAGATGGTACGATGCCAACAAAGTAGTAGCTGGCAAAACCATGAACGAGCATTTTAAATTTGCCTGCGCGTATTGGCATTCATTTAATGGCAACGGTGCCGATCCGTTTGGTGGTGCAACGCACATTTTCCCTTGGGATGAAAAAAAAGATGCAGTAGAAAGGGCAAAAGATAAAATGGACGCAGCATTTGAATTTATCACTAAAATGCAGATCCCTTATTATTGCTTCCACGATGTGGATGTGGTAGATTATAGCGACGATATTGCCGAAAACGAGCGCAGATTACAGGCCCTTGTTGAATATGCTAAGCAAAAACAAGCAGATAGCGGTGTAAAACTACTTTGGGGAACAGCGAATTTATTCAGCCATAAGCGCTACATGAATGGCGCATCTACCAACCCTGATTTCCATGTGCTGGCACACGGAGCGGCTCAGGTTAAAGCAGCTTTAGATGCTACCATTGCTCTTGGTGGAGAAAATTATGTATTCTGGGGAGGAAGAGAAGGCTATATGAGTTTATTGAACACCAACATGAAACGTGAGCAGGAACACTTGGCAAAATTCTTACATACCGCTAAAGATTATGCACGCAAACAGGGTTTCAAAGGAACATTCTTCATCGAACCGAAACCATGTGAGCCTTCTAAACATCAATATGATTACGATGCGGCAACAGTAAAAGGCTTTTTACAACAATATGATCTATTGGCCGATTTCAAATTAAATTTAGAAGTTAACCACGCTACCTTGGCCGGTCATACTTTTCAGCATGAATTACAGGTTGCAGTAGATAATGGCTTATTAGGTTCTATCGATGCAAACCGTGGCGATTATCAAAATGGCTGGGATACCGATCAGTTCCCGAACGATATTAACGAACTAACGGAAACGATGTTGATCATTTTAGAAGGCGGTGGCTTACAGGGTGGAGGTGTAAACTTCGATGCAAAAATCCGCCGTAACTCTACAGATCCAAAAGACCTGTTCTATGCACACGTTGGTGGCATGGATATCTTCGCAAGGGCATTAATCACTGCAGATGCCATCCTTCAAAAATCTGATTACAAAAAAATAAGAACCGACCGCTACGCTTCATTTGATAGTGGAAAGGGTGCCGAATTTGAACAAGGCAAACTAAGTTTAGAAGATTTGAGAAATTACGCTGCAGAAAATGGCGAACCAGAGGTACGCAGCGGAAAGCAAGAATACCTGGAAAACTTAATCAACAGGTATATTTAA
- a CDS encoding tRNA-binding protein (product_source=KO:K06878; cath_funfam=2.40.50.140; cog=COG0073; ko=KO:K06878; pfam=PF01588; superfamily=50249; tigrfam=TIGR02222), with protein MEEITWNDFEKVELRVGTILEAFEFPEARRPAYKVKVDFGEFGIKMSSAQITKHYSLDELPGKQIVGVINFPKKQIGKFMSEFLVTGFADENGDIVLTAVQSKVPNGSKLV; from the coding sequence ATGGAAGAGATAACCTGGAATGATTTCGAAAAGGTAGAACTAAGGGTAGGCACTATTTTAGAGGCTTTCGAATTTCCTGAAGCCCGGAGGCCTGCCTATAAAGTTAAGGTAGACTTTGGCGAATTCGGTATTAAAATGAGCAGTGCGCAGATTACCAAACATTATTCTTTGGACGAATTACCGGGGAAACAGATTGTAGGGGTGATCAACTTCCCAAAAAAACAGATCGGAAAATTTATGTCCGAATTTTTGGTAACCGGTTTTGCTGACGAAAATGGTGATATTGTATTGACTGCCGTACAAAGTAAAGTTCCTAATGGGAGTAAACTTGTGTAA
- a CDS encoding gliding motility-associated lipoprotein GldD (product_source=TIGR03512; cleavage_site_network=SignalP-noTM; superfamily=161008; tigrfam=TIGR03512), which translates to MNLKQLICLPFVLLLFITACQNHDYSPKPRAYYRINYPEKKYQTFEGIAPYSFKYPVYSKIEAYKGSDAGNYWYNLHFPQFNGYIHITYYDVNGKNEYNKLVEYARELAFKHTIKASAIDQKLINYPNHKVYGIYYAIEGNTASSVQFFLTDSAKHYFRGSLYFNERPQYDSIEPVVKFIKKDIDTLISTFRWKN; encoded by the coding sequence ATGAACCTAAAACAACTGATCTGCCTTCCCTTTGTACTGCTTTTGTTTATAACAGCTTGTCAGAACCATGACTATAGCCCAAAACCTAGGGCATATTACAGAATCAACTACCCAGAGAAAAAATATCAAACTTTTGAAGGTATTGCTCCATACAGCTTTAAATATCCGGTGTATTCAAAAATTGAAGCTTACAAAGGCTCTGATGCTGGCAATTATTGGTATAATCTCCATTTTCCTCAGTTTAATGGTTATATTCACATTACATATTACGATGTTAATGGAAAAAATGAATATAATAAATTGGTGGAGTATGCCAGAGAACTTGCCTTTAAACATACCATTAAAGCAAGTGCCATAGATCAAAAGCTCATCAATTACCCCAATCATAAAGTTTACGGCATTTATTACGCCATAGAGGGGAATACCGCATCATCAGTCCAGTTTTTTTTAACCGATAGTGCCAAACACTATTTTAGAGGGTCGTTATATTTTAATGAACGCCCACAATACGACTCTATTGAACCCGTTGTTAAATTTATTAAAAAGGATATCGATACCTTGATTTCTACCTTTAGGTGGAAAAATTAA
- a CDS encoding xylulokinase (product_source=KO:K00854; cath_funfam=3.30.420.40; cog=COG1070; ko=KO:K00854; pfam=PF00370,PF02782; superfamily=53067), which yields MYLLGIDLGTSSIKVAVVDVATQKNIATAQYPEEETAIKSLQSGWAEQSPDDWWQNVQQAILKLNSTGLFNPKEIKAIGIAYQMHGLVVVDKDQNVLRDSIIWCDSRAVELGNSAFEAIGEEKSLKHLLNSPGNFTASKLAWVKANEPEIYNHIDKIMLPGDFIAMKLTGEITTSISALSEGIFWDFENHEISKDVMDYYGISGNVIPQVKALFSEHGYLKADVAESLGLSASIPVAYKSGDQPNNALSLNVLKPGEVAATAGTSGVIYGVSNDLTYDKQSRVNTFAHVTYSEDKKHTGVLLCINGTGSMYRWAKYNFAPQSTYPELNNLALKAPIGSNGLKVLPFGNGAERMLNNKYTGAQLLGIDLNLHNQSDIFRAVQEGIAFSFRYGLDIMRENGMKPKVIRAGRANLFLSDVFAQTFVDVTGIPVELYENDGSVGAALGAGIGAGIFKSAEEAFNNHEVIKTLTPQHLAAYEPIYQDWKKILEKQLAIG from the coding sequence ATGTATTTATTAGGGATTGATTTAGGAACCTCATCTATAAAAGTTGCAGTTGTTGATGTAGCTACACAGAAAAACATTGCGACAGCACAATACCCGGAAGAGGAAACAGCAATTAAATCTTTGCAATCGGGTTGGGCAGAACAATCACCTGATGATTGGTGGCAAAATGTTCAGCAAGCCATTCTCAAATTAAATTCGACAGGCTTATTTAATCCTAAAGAAATTAAAGCCATTGGCATTGCTTATCAGATGCATGGTCTGGTTGTAGTAGATAAAGACCAAAACGTACTCCGCGATAGTATTATTTGGTGTGATAGCAGGGCGGTAGAGCTAGGCAATAGTGCCTTTGAGGCCATTGGAGAGGAGAAATCGTTAAAACACCTCCTAAACTCTCCGGGGAACTTTACAGCCTCAAAGCTGGCCTGGGTAAAAGCAAATGAGCCAGAGATCTATAACCACATCGATAAAATAATGCTGCCGGGCGATTTCATCGCAATGAAATTAACAGGAGAAATTACAACAAGTATTTCTGCATTATCTGAAGGTATTTTCTGGGATTTTGAAAATCATGAAATTTCCAAAGATGTAATGGATTATTACGGAATCTCAGGCAACGTTATTCCGCAAGTGAAAGCTTTATTTTCCGAACACGGTTATTTAAAAGCTGATGTTGCAGAATCTCTAGGCCTCTCAGCCAGCATCCCGGTAGCTTATAAATCCGGCGATCAGCCCAACAACGCACTTTCTTTAAATGTATTAAAGCCTGGAGAAGTTGCTGCAACGGCCGGAACATCAGGTGTGATTTATGGGGTAAGCAACGATCTTACCTACGATAAACAATCGAGGGTGAATACCTTTGCCCACGTAACCTATTCAGAAGACAAAAAACACACCGGCGTTTTACTCTGTATCAATGGCACTGGCAGCATGTACCGTTGGGCAAAATATAATTTCGCACCACAGTCTACATATCCTGAACTGAATAACCTGGCATTAAAAGCACCAATAGGTAGCAATGGCTTAAAAGTGCTCCCCTTCGGAAACGGTGCCGAGCGGATGTTAAACAACAAATATACCGGAGCCCAGTTATTAGGCATCGACTTAAACCTTCATAATCAATCAGATATTTTTAGGGCGGTACAAGAAGGGATTGCCTTTTCTTTCCGATATGGACTGGATATTATGAGAGAAAACGGCATGAAACCTAAAGTAATCCGCGCTGGGAGGGCCAACCTCTTTTTAAGTGATGTATTTGCACAAACATTTGTTGACGTTACTGGAATTCCGGTAGAACTTTACGAAAACGACGGTAGTGTAGGCGCAGCCCTAGGTGCCGGTATAGGGGCTGGGATTTTCAAAAGCGCAGAAGAAGCTTTTAACAACCATGAAGTAATTAAAACTTTAACTCCGCAACATTTGGCAGCATACGAACCCATTTATCAGGATTGGAAAAAAATATTAGAGAAACAATTAGCAATTGGTTAA
- a CDS encoding shikimate dehydrogenase (product_source=KO:K00014; cath_funfam=3.40.50.10860,3.40.50.720; cog=COG0169; ko=KO:K00014; pfam=PF08501; superfamily=51735,53223; tigrfam=TIGR00507) → MKTYGLIGYPLSHSFSKKYFTEKFQNEGIADHQYELFPIADIKSLPDLLNENPSLCGLNVTIPHKVNVLCYLNEVDEAAEKIGAVNCISIKSFEGATYLKGYNTDAFGFEESLKPLLGPQHAKALVFGDGGAAKAVKYVLEKLNIQYQVVVRTAVQGAILYSEVTPEILATHQLLINTTPLGMSPNMDTFPEIDYNLVGPGYLAYDLVYNPLETVFLAKAAERGAAIKNGLEMLYKQAEKAWAIWNK, encoded by the coding sequence ATGAAAACATACGGCTTAATCGGATATCCACTTTCTCATTCTTTCTCGAAAAAATATTTCACAGAAAAATTTCAAAATGAGGGCATAGCCGATCATCAATATGAGCTTTTTCCTATTGCCGATATTAAATCACTGCCCGATCTGCTAAATGAAAATCCATCACTATGTGGGCTTAATGTTACGATTCCGCATAAAGTTAATGTGCTTTGCTATTTAAACGAAGTAGATGAAGCTGCAGAAAAAATTGGGGCGGTAAATTGTATTTCGATCAAAAGTTTTGAAGGTGCAACCTATTTAAAAGGCTACAATACCGATGCATTTGGTTTTGAAGAATCGCTAAAGCCATTGCTAGGGCCGCAACACGCAAAGGCACTTGTTTTTGGCGATGGTGGAGCGGCGAAAGCGGTAAAGTACGTTTTAGAAAAATTAAATATCCAATATCAGGTTGTGGTACGAACGGCTGTTCAGGGTGCTATTTTATATTCAGAAGTTACGCCAGAGATTTTAGCCACGCACCAGTTATTGATCAATACCACGCCCCTGGGGATGTCGCCAAATATGGATACCTTTCCCGAAATTGATTATAACTTAGTTGGGCCAGGGTATTTAGCTTACGATTTAGTGTACAATCCGCTTGAGACGGTATTTTTGGCTAAAGCTGCTGAGCGCGGTGCAGCGATTAAAAACGGTTTGGAAATGCTGTACAAACAGGCAGAAAAAGCCTGGGCAATTTGGAATAAATAA
- a CDS encoding tRNA(adenine34) deaminase (product_source=KO:K11991; cath_funfam=3.40.140.10; cog=COG0590; ko=KO:K11991; pfam=PF14437; superfamily=53927), translating into MSFYNFENTDPEEEDIHYMKLALEEAKKALAEDEIPIGAIVVSKNRIIGRGYNLTERFNDVTAHAEMQAFTSAAQTIGGKYLKDCTLYVTIEPCVMCAGASYWTQIGRIVYGAREEKRGFISKNANLLHPKTMLKGGIMAEECATLMRDFFAKKR; encoded by the coding sequence ATGAGTTTTTACAATTTCGAAAATACCGACCCTGAAGAAGAGGATATCCATTATATGAAATTGGCTTTGGAAGAAGCAAAAAAAGCTTTGGCTGAAGATGAAATTCCAATCGGCGCAATAGTGGTTAGTAAAAACAGAATTATTGGCCGGGGCTACAATTTAACTGAGCGCTTTAATGATGTTACTGCGCATGCAGAAATGCAGGCATTTACTTCTGCAGCACAAACGATAGGCGGGAAATATTTAAAGGATTGTACCTTATATGTAACCATCGAGCCTTGTGTAATGTGTGCCGGTGCAAGTTATTGGACACAGATTGGTCGCATTGTGTATGGTGCCAGGGAAGAAAAAAGAGGCTTTATCTCCAAAAACGCGAATCTGCTCCATCCAAAAACGATGTTAAAAGGTGGGATAATGGCAGAGGAATGTGCAACATTGATGAGGGATTTTTTTGCAAAGAAAAGATGA
- a CDS encoding SSS family solute:Na+ symporter (product_source=KO:K03307; cog=COG4146; ko=KO:K03307; pfam=PF00474; tigrfam=TIGR00813; transmembrane_helix_parts=Outside_1_9,TMhelix_10_29,Inside_30_48,TMhelix_49_71,Outside_72_80,TMhelix_81_103,Inside_104_123,TMhelix_124_146,Outside_147_160,TMhelix_161_183,Inside_184_189,TMhelix_190_212,Outside_213_242,TMhelix_243_265,Inside_266_285,TMhelix_286_308,Outside_309_344,TMhelix_345_367,Inside_368_387,TMhelix_388_410,Outside_411_419,TMhelix_420_442,Inside_443_448,TMhelix_449_471,Outside_472_497,TMhelix_498_515,Inside_516_534,TMhelix_535_557,Outside_558_558), with product MKNNLLDTKDYIVFAVYFVIVAAYGLYIYNKKKSASTGSKDYFLAEGSLTWWAIGASLIASNISAEQFIGMSGSGFKMGLAIATYEWMAALTLVIVAVFFIPVYLKNKIATMPQFLHQRYNGTVAMIMAVFWLLLYVVVNLTSILYLGALAVSSISGFDLTFCMYAIAAFAIVITLGGMKVIGYTDVIQVFFLILGGLATTYLALNLVSTHYGTSGIFEGYSLMTSKASEHFHMILKPENENYIDLPGLSVLVGGMWIVNLNYWGCNQYITQRALGADLKTARGGILFAAFLKLLMPIIVVLPGIAAYVLYKDGAFQSEMLQDGAVNPDRAYPVLLNLLPAGLKGLSFAALTAAVVASLAGKANSIATIFTLDIYKKVLKTDASEKNLVFTGKIAVVVAMVLGVIIAPYLGIDKKGGFQYIQEYTGFVSPGIFAMFILGFFWKRATSNAALFATIGGFGLSLLLKVLPTWTDLSWLSGVGFSVKNATGIYEIPFLDRMGIVFVFCIIGMVIISLFENKNGVNPKGLEIDSKMFKTTTGFAVGSLIIIGLLVALYSIYW from the coding sequence ATGAAAAACAATTTATTGGACACGAAGGATTACATTGTATTTGCGGTGTACTTCGTTATTGTGGCTGCTTACGGTCTGTACATCTACAATAAGAAAAAATCCGCATCTACAGGCTCAAAAGATTATTTCTTAGCTGAAGGTTCACTTACATGGTGGGCAATCGGTGCATCATTAATTGCATCGAATATTTCTGCTGAACAGTTTATCGGCATGAGCGGATCGGGCTTTAAGATGGGATTGGCAATTGCAACTTACGAGTGGATGGCTGCCCTTACCCTGGTTATTGTTGCTGTTTTTTTTATTCCGGTTTACCTGAAAAACAAGATCGCCACAATGCCGCAGTTTTTACACCAACGCTACAACGGAACCGTTGCCATGATTATGGCTGTGTTCTGGTTATTGTTGTATGTAGTGGTAAACTTAACATCAATTCTTTATTTAGGTGCTTTAGCTGTTAGCAGTATCTCTGGATTCGATCTGACATTCTGTATGTATGCCATTGCAGCTTTTGCCATTGTAATTACACTGGGCGGAATGAAAGTAATTGGTTATACCGATGTTATTCAGGTATTTTTCTTAATTCTAGGTGGTTTGGCCACAACATACCTGGCATTAAACCTGGTTTCTACCCATTACGGAACCTCAGGTATTTTTGAAGGTTATAGCCTGATGACTTCAAAAGCGTCAGAACACTTCCACATGATCTTAAAACCTGAAAATGAGAACTATATCGATTTACCGGGATTAAGCGTATTGGTAGGTGGTATGTGGATTGTAAACCTTAACTATTGGGGCTGTAATCAATACATCACGCAACGTGCTTTAGGTGCAGATTTAAAAACTGCCCGTGGGGGTATTTTGTTTGCTGCTTTCTTAAAGTTATTAATGCCAATTATTGTGGTATTGCCAGGTATTGCGGCTTATGTACTGTATAAAGACGGTGCTTTCCAATCGGAAATGCTGCAGGACGGAGCTGTTAATCCAGACCGTGCCTACCCGGTACTGTTAAACTTATTACCTGCCGGATTAAAAGGTTTATCATTTGCAGCATTAACTGCAGCGGTTGTAGCCTCGTTAGCTGGTAAAGCAAACAGTATTGCAACCATTTTCACGCTAGATATTTACAAAAAAGTATTAAAAACCGATGCTTCTGAAAAGAACCTCGTTTTTACAGGTAAAATTGCCGTAGTTGTAGCCATGGTGTTGGGTGTTATTATTGCACCATACTTAGGTATCGATAAAAAAGGCGGATTCCAATATATCCAGGAGTATACAGGCTTTGTTTCTCCAGGTATATTTGCCATGTTTATTCTCGGTTTCTTCTGGAAAAGAGCAACTTCAAATGCAGCACTTTTCGCAACAATTGGTGGTTTCGGATTATCGTTATTGTTAAAGGTTCTTCCTACATGGACCGATCTTTCCTGGTTATCGGGAGTGGGTTTCTCAGTTAAAAATGCAACTGGTATTTACGAAATCCCTTTCTTAGATAGAATGGGTATTGTATTCGTGTTCTGTATTATCGGTATGGTAATTATCAGCTTGTTCGAAAACAAAAACGGTGTTAATCCAAAAGGACTGGAAATTGATTCGAAAATGTTCAAAACCACAACAGGTTTCGCTGTTGGTTCATTGATTATTATCGGTTTATTGGTAGCCCTTTACAGTATCTACTGGTAG
- a CDS encoding copper homeostasis protein (lipoprotein) (product_source=KO:K06079; cleavage_site_network=SignalP-noTM; ko=KO:K06079; pfam=PF17185) — MKLFKQAIVFVVLLGVAATACRNDKAEGEKSNLKTVKGLYSFGPEMKSFTLCEDGREYWVKDSIKNLELSYTNLGFEKPYEPVYVELEGYFAKSDTATVSPDFDSTLVVMKVLKISKEIPDGPCAQ, encoded by the coding sequence ATGAAGTTATTTAAACAAGCAATTGTATTTGTTGTGCTCCTTGGCGTAGCCGCTACAGCTTGTAGAAACGATAAAGCCGAGGGAGAAAAAAGTAATCTGAAAACGGTTAAAGGTTTGTATAGTTTTGGCCCTGAAATGAAGTCTTTTACATTATGTGAAGATGGACGTGAGTATTGGGTTAAAGACAGTATAAAAAACTTAGAGCTCTCTTATACTAACCTGGGGTTCGAAAAGCCTTACGAGCCAGTATACGTAGAATTAGAAGGTTATTTCGCAAAGTCTGATACCGCTACAGTTTCACCTGATTTCGATTCTACCCTGGTGGTGATGAAAGTGCTTAAAATCAGTAAAGAAATCCCTGACGGGCCTTGTGCGCAGTAA
- a CDS encoding lipoprotein-releasing system permease protein (product_source=KO:K09808; cog=COG4591; ko=KO:K09808; pfam=PF02687,PF12704; superfamily=161093; transmembrane_helix_parts=Inside_1_20,TMhelix_21_43,Outside_44_273,TMhelix_274_296,Inside_297_321,TMhelix_322_344,Outside_345_378,TMhelix_379_401,Inside_402_411) has translation MNTSFYIAKRYLFAKKSTNAINLISGISMVGVMVGSAALIIILSVFNGLETVVLNMFDTITPQIAITPARGKTFDPNTSYFNQLRKNKNVAAFTEVLQENALLKYNNKQAVGMVKGVSLDYLKNTKLDSTIKEGHFILHNRSGDNAVIGSALQSYLAVNTVDPFTELEIYSPKKDIAANSLNPADDFVVKNIRVSGVFEVQQDFDNGIIVPLNFARELLGEEKNVSAIEINLQPGVDVDDFQKEVIEKAGKDYEVRNQAEQNKSLYHILNTEKWAVYIILTFILIIAIFNIIGSLTMLVIDKVKDVAILSSLGAGKKLIKRIFLFEGMMITMSGCVLGLIIGLIFYYFQHTYGFIKMGDEVNKTLVSSYPIGLKWKDFVLVFFTVGIFSFLASALSSNLSVKKIDQINQTI, from the coding sequence GTGAATACATCGTTTTATATTGCCAAAAGGTATCTATTTGCCAAAAAATCTACCAATGCCATTAATCTGATATCGGGTATATCAATGGTAGGTGTGATGGTTGGTAGTGCTGCATTGATTATTATCCTTTCGGTATTTAACGGTTTAGAAACAGTGGTATTGAATATGTTCGATACTATTACCCCACAAATTGCCATTACACCGGCTAGGGGAAAAACTTTTGATCCAAATACAAGCTATTTCAATCAGCTCAGAAAAAATAAAAATGTTGCCGCTTTTACCGAGGTGCTGCAGGAAAACGCTTTATTAAAATACAACAACAAACAAGCTGTTGGAATGGTTAAGGGCGTAAGTTTAGACTATTTGAAGAACACTAAATTAGATAGTACCATAAAAGAAGGCCATTTTATACTGCACAATAGAAGCGGCGATAATGCGGTAATTGGTTCTGCCCTGCAGAGTTATCTGGCCGTAAATACTGTCGACCCCTTTACAGAATTGGAAATTTATTCACCAAAGAAAGATATCGCTGCAAATAGTTTAAACCCTGCCGACGATTTTGTGGTAAAGAACATTCGGGTAAGTGGTGTTTTTGAAGTACAACAAGATTTCGATAATGGTATTATAGTGCCATTAAATTTTGCCCGCGAACTTTTAGGCGAAGAGAAAAATGTGTCTGCAATAGAGATCAATCTCCAGCCCGGTGTCGATGTAGACGATTTTCAAAAAGAGGTAATCGAAAAGGCGGGTAAAGATTATGAAGTCAGAAATCAGGCAGAGCAAAATAAATCACTCTACCACATTTTAAATACAGAAAAATGGGCGGTTTATATTATTCTTACTTTTATCCTGATTATTGCTATATTTAATATCATAGGGTCGTTAACCATGTTAGTAATCGATAAAGTGAAGGATGTAGCCATTCTGAGCAGTTTAGGCGCAGGCAAGAAATTAATCAAACGTATATTTTTATTTGAGGGAATGATGATCACCATGTCTGGCTGTGTGCTGGGCTTAATTATCGGCCTTATATTTTATTATTTTCAACACACTTATGGCTTTATCAAAATGGGTGATGAAGTAAATAAAACACTGGTAAGTTCTTATCCTATCGGATTAAAATGGAAGGATTTTGTTTTAGTTTTTTTTACTGTAGGCATCTTCTCATTTTTGGCATCTGCTTTGTCATCCAATTTAAGTGTTAAAAAGATAGATCAAATTAATCAAACTATATAA